One Natrinema longum genomic window, TCGGCGTCCCGGACGAAGCTCGCGGCGACGAAGTCGACGCCCTTCTCGGCGGCGAGTTCGAGGTCCAGCCGGTCCTGCTCGGTGACGACGTCGAGATCGAGTTCGACGCCGGGGACGTTGACGCCCTTGCGCCCGCTCAACTCGCCGCCGGTATCGATTCGCGCCCGGACCGCGTCGCCCTCGTGTCCCACGACGGTCGCCTCGATCAGTCCGTCGTCGAGCAGGACGCGATCTCCCGGCTCGACGGCGTCGATCGACACCGAGAGGCCGACCGTCTCGGGCGTCGCCTCCTCGCCCTCGACGAACCGGATCTCGGAGCCGGCCTCGAGCGATACTGTCTCCCCCTCGGGCAACGGCGCGGTCCGGATCTCCGGCCCCTTCGTGTCGAGCATGACCGCGACGGGCTCCGTTCGCTCCTCGTCGACCGAGCGGACCCGATCGATGAGTGCCGCACGATCCTCGCGGCTGCCGTGACTCGCGTTCAGCCGCGCGACGGACATGCCGGCCGCGGCGAGCTCCCGGATCGTCTCCCGGTCGCTCGAGGCAGGCCCCAGCGTGCAGACGACTTTTGCGTTTCTCATGTCGAAGACTAGCGCCAGCAGCCTCTAAAAGATGATCACTTACTCGTCTTCGAGTTCCTGTCTCGGGCCCGGCCGCTCGTCCCGTCGTCCGTCTCGCCGATCCACAACCCCGAGAGGACGAGTCCGGCCGTCATCAGGACCGCGTAGGCCCTGGTCGCCCGCTCGGGGCCGTCGGACTCCTGAAAGTGCAGGTCGATGCTCGTGAGATCGACTACCTGGAACGCCGTCTCCACGAGTCCGACGGCCCCGAGCAGCGCAACGCCTCCGATTCCCTCGACGACGATCGCGGCGAAGACACTGATCGGTGCCAGCGTCCGACGCAAAACCGGCCGATTACTCGAGTTGAGAGCGGTACAACGACCTGGATGTGAGGTACACGTCCGATCCTCGAGTCGCAGAGGCGGCTATTTGATCTTCTCGCCGACGTTCGCGTCACCGTGTGTCGTCAGCAGGTCCGCCTCCTCGCCCGCAGCGAGGATCATGCCGTTGGACTCGACGCCGAACAGCTCCGCCGGTTCCATGTTCGCGAGCAACACGCACTTCGTCCCCGGCAGGTCGTCGAGATCGTGGAGCTGTTTGATCCCGGCGACGACCTGGCGGGTCTCGAAGCCGATGTCGACCTCGAGGCGCGCGAGGTCGTCCGCGCCCTCGATCCCTTCGGCCGATTCGACCCGGCCGACACGAATGTCCAGCTCCTGGAACTCGTCGAAACCGATTCGATCCTCGGTCAGCGCCTCGAGATCCTCCGTGTCCGTCATACCGTCGGATTCGTCCCCGCCGGTGTCGTCGCTTTCGGTTTCCGCGTCGTCGGAGGCCGCTTCGACGCGGTCCTCGAGCTTTGCGGTGAGTTCCGCGACGCGGTCGTCCTCGATCTTCTCGAAGAGTTCGCCGGGTTCCTCGAAGCTCCGCGGCGGAGCCGCGAGCGCGTCCTCGAGGTGGGCGTCCGCAACGTCGCCGTCCTCGCCGATCTGTGCCCACAGCGCCTGGGCCTTGTCGGGGGTGATCGGCTCGAGCAGGACGGCGACAGCCTTGGCGATCTGGACGCAGTCGCGGATGACCTGCGCGGCCCGCTCGGGGTCGTCGTCGGTGAGTTTCCAGGGCTCGTTGCGCTGGATGTACTCGTTGCCGAACTGCGCGAGCCCGGTCGCCGCTTGGCCCACGCCGCGCATGGAGTAGTCGTTGACGCTCTCGCGGACGTCGCCGATCGCGCCCTCGATTCGCTCTCGGACTTCCGCGGAGACGTCCGCCTCCGGCGTCCCCTCGTAGTTGCGGTAGGCAAAGAGCAGCGAGCGGTACCAGAAGTTGCCCACGGTGCCGACGAGTTCGCCGTTGACCGTCTCCTGGAAGGCATCCCAGGAGAAGTCGACGTCCTGCTGGAGCCCGCCCGTCGTCGTCAGGTAGTACCGCAGCAAGTCCGGATGGAAGCCTTCGTCCAGGTACTCCTTCGCCCAGATCGCTCGGTTCCGGCTCGTCGAGAGCCCCTTGCCGTTGATCGTTATAAACCCGGTCGCGGCGATTCCGCGGGGTTTGTTGTAGCCTGCACCCTCGAGCATCGCCGGCCAGAAGATCGCGTGATGCTGGATGATGTCCCGGCCGATGACGTGCATGATCTCGCCGTCGCCCGTCCAGACCTGCTCCCAGTCGAACTCGTCGGTGCCGACGCGTTCGGAGTACTGCTTCGAACTCGAGATGTACTCGATCGGGGCGTCGACCCAGACGTAGAGGACGAGGTCGTCGCCATCGTCATCGTCTCCGGGATAGTCGATCCCCCAGTCCATATCCCGCGTAATACACCAGTCCTGCAGGCCGTCTTCGATCCACTGCCGGGGCTGGTTGCGCGCGTTCGACGTTCCCTCGAGGCCGTCGAGGAACTCGGTGAGGAAGTCGGCGAACTCGGAAACCTCGAAGAACTTGTGGGTCCGCTCGCGGTATTCGGCCGGATTGCCCGTGATCGTGCTCGTGGGGTCCTCGACTTCGCCCGGCTCGAGGTGGCGCTGACAGCCCTCGTCGCACTCGTCGCCGCGGGCCTTCTCGCCGCAGTAGGGACAGGTCCCCTCGACGTAGCGGTCCGGGAGATACTGGTCCGCATCCGGGTCGTAGGCGACCTGGATCTCCTTTTCGTAAATGTGACCCTCCTCGTCCAGCGTGCGGACGATCTCCTGGGTCGTCTCGACGTTGGTCTCGTCGTGGGTGTGGCCGTAGTTATCGAAGTCGACGTTGAACTTGGGGAACGTCTCCTCGTACTGGCGGTGCCAGTCCAGCGCGAAGTCTTCGGGATCGACGCCCTGCTGTTCGGCGTTGACCGCGACCGGCGTGCCGTGCATGTCCGATCCACAGACGTAGATCGAGTCCTGGCCCAGCGTCCCCAGCGCGCGGTTGAACGCATCTGCACCGATATACCCCCGCAGGTGACCGATGTGCAAGTCGCCGTTGGCGTATGGCAACCCACAGGTCACGACGGCGGGTTCGTCCGTCGGAAACTCCTCGTGGCTCATGCTCGTCACGTTGCGCTCGCGGGCGTAAAACCCGCCGGTTTCGATCCTCCGATCGGCGACCGCTCTCGTCTCCCGGTCCCGCCCTCGAGGGCGCTCACGGTGCCGAGTACGCGCCACGCGGCACTCGTCGACTTGTTCGCTGAAGAAGACGCCCGAGGCGGGATTTGACCGACCTGAACGCACTCGCTCCGCTCGTTCGTTCCGTCGTTCAAATCCCGTGTTCGGGTTTCGAGGACCGGCGACTCGCTTCGCTCGTCGGTTTGCTCCTCGAAAAAGCGCCCGAGGCGGGATTTGAACCCGCGTCACAACCGTGACAGGGTTGTATGATGGGCCACTACACCACCCGGGCTTGCAACTCTTCGTTTCCCGCTGATGGTATTAAGGGTTTTGCTCCGCGACCGTTCTTATCGTCCCGTGACATATTCTCTCCCCACCGAACGAAGAATCCGCCAGCGTCGATCGATTGCGTCGAATACGACTCTCTATCAGACATCTTATAGCTGTATGCTCGAAGCGAGATTTGACCGACCTGAACGCACTCGCTTCGCTCGTTCGTTCCGTCGTTCAAATCCCGTGTTCGGGTTTCGAGGACCGGCGACTCGCTTCGCTCGTCGGTTTGCTCCTCGAAAAAGCGCCCGAGGCGGGATTTGAACCCGCGTCACAACCGTGACAGGGTTGTATGATGGGCCACTACACCACCCGGGCTTCAACACATCGTTACCCGGTAGTGGTATTAAGGCTTTTCAATTGGACACCGTGTGGTACGGGCAGCCGCGCCACGATCGCCGTCTCGAGCCCGCTCGCCCGTCATCTATGTCATCAGATCACATGGCCCACAAGGAATATAACGGAGAACCGGATACTCTCGAGTGTGATCGACGGTTCCGGTCAGGTCCGCCCGGCCGGATAGCTCCGCTTGTGCCTCGAGTTAGTAACCGTTAAATGCCTCCCGACGCTACCTGCCTGTAGTATCCCGTGACAGCCGCTTCTCTCCCAATAGCCGACACGCACACCCATCCCAATACATGGTAGACGTAAGCCAACACGAACTCGTTCCGGAGCACACCATCCTCGAGGAGGAGACGCTCGAGGGCGTGCTCGAGGAATACAACATCGATCGTACAGATTTACCGAAGATCAAGCGTACCGATCCCGCCCTGCCGGACGAGGCGGAAATCGGCGACGTTATCAAGATCGTCCGGGACTCGCGGACGACCGACCAATCAATCATCTATCGACTCGTGGTGGAATAAATGGCAACGGAACTCAATCGCGACAAACGACGAGAGATCTCGCGCGAATACTTCTCGAAGGAACGGATCGCCGAACACCACTACCGCTCGTTCAACGCCTTCCTCAATCGAGGCATGCAGGAGGTCGTCGACGAGAAGGCGACGATCGACACGGACATCGGGGACAAGGAAGGCGAGGAACCGGTCCACGTCGAACTGGGCGACGTTCGCGTGGTCACGCCCCGCGTCCGCGAGGCCGACGGTTCCGAGGAACTGCTGTACCCGCAGGAGGCCCGCCTCCGGAACATCACCTACTCCGCGCCCGTCTTCATGGAGATGTCGATCGTCAAGGGCGAAGAGGGCGACCAGCGGGTCGTCGACTCGACCGAGACGAAGATCGGCCGGATGCCGATCATGGTCGGCTCCGACAAGTGTAACATCGCCGGCTTCTCCGACGAGGAACTGATCGAGATCGGCGAGGACCCCGCCGATCCCGGCGGCTACTTCATCGTCAACGGCTCCGAGCGGGTGCTGATGACCAGCGAGGACCTCGCGCCGAACAAGATCCTCGCCGAATACGACAGCAAGTACGGCGACGAGATTCAGGTCGCCAAGACCTTCTCCCAGCGCCGGGGCTACCGCGCTCTCGTGTTGTGCGAACGGAACCGCGAGGGACTGCTCGAGGTGTCGTTCCCCTCGGTGTCGGGCTCGATCAACTTCGTGACGCTCGTGCGTGCGCTGGGACTCGAGTCGGACGAGGAGATCGTCCACAAGGTCTCGAACGACCCCGAGGTCGTCAAGTACATGCTCGAGAACTTGGAGGAAGCGGAGGTCCAGAGCGAGGAAGAGGCCATCGAGGAACTGGGCAAACGCGTCGCCTCCGGCCAGGGGAAGAACTACCAGCTCAAGCGTGCGAAT contains:
- the metG gene encoding methionine--tRNA ligase — protein: MSHEEFPTDEPAVVTCGLPYANGDLHIGHLRGYIGADAFNRALGTLGQDSIYVCGSDMHGTPVAVNAEQQGVDPEDFALDWHRQYEETFPKFNVDFDNYGHTHDETNVETTQEIVRTLDEEGHIYEKEIQVAYDPDADQYLPDRYVEGTCPYCGEKARGDECDEGCQRHLEPGEVEDPTSTITGNPAEYRERTHKFFEVSEFADFLTEFLDGLEGTSNARNQPRQWIEDGLQDWCITRDMDWGIDYPGDDDDGDDLVLYVWVDAPIEYISSSKQYSERVGTDEFDWEQVWTGDGEIMHVIGRDIIQHHAIFWPAMLEGAGYNKPRGIAATGFITINGKGLSTSRNRAIWAKEYLDEGFHPDLLRYYLTTTGGLQQDVDFSWDAFQETVNGELVGTVGNFWYRSLLFAYRNYEGTPEADVSAEVRERIEGAIGDVRESVNDYSMRGVGQAATGLAQFGNEYIQRNEPWKLTDDDPERAAQVIRDCVQIAKAVAVLLEPITPDKAQALWAQIGEDGDVADAHLEDALAAPPRSFEEPGELFEKIEDDRVAELTAKLEDRVEAASDDAETESDDTGGDESDGMTDTEDLEALTEDRIGFDEFQELDIRVGRVESAEGIEGADDLARLEVDIGFETRQVVAGIKQLHDLDDLPGTKCVLLANMEPAELFGVESNGMILAAGEEADLLTTHGDANVGEKIK
- a CDS encoding DNA-directed RNA polymerase subunit H, producing the protein MVDVSQHELVPEHTILEEETLEGVLEEYNIDRTDLPKIKRTDPALPDEAEIGDVIKIVRDSRTTDQSIIYRLVVE
- a CDS encoding DNA-directed RNA polymerase subunit B''; protein product: MATELNRDKRREISREYFSKERIAEHHYRSFNAFLNRGMQEVVDEKATIDTDIGDKEGEEPVHVELGDVRVVTPRVREADGSEELLYPQEARLRNITYSAPVFMEMSIVKGEEGDQRVVDSTETKIGRMPIMVGSDKCNIAGFSDEELIEIGEDPADPGGYFIVNGSERVLMTSEDLAPNKILAEYDSKYGDEIQVAKTFSQRRGYRALVLCERNREGLLEVSFPSVSGSINFVTLVRALGLESDEEIVHKVSNDPEVVKYMLENLEEAEVQSEEEAIEELGKRVASGQGKNYQLKRANYVIDRYLLPHLHEDGVEEEDVRINKAHYLCRMAEACFELALGRRESDDKDHYANKRLKVSGDLMKDLFRTALNKLARDVKYQLERANMRNRQLSVNTVVRSDVLTERLEHPIATGNWVGGRSGVSQLVDRTDFMGVLSHLRRLRSPLSRSQPHFEARDLHATQWGRIGPSETPEGPNCGLVKNFAQSMELSQNVEDEQELKRELASMGVEGIPGLEGIERTAASGDD